In Streptomyces alboniger, the following are encoded in one genomic region:
- a CDS encoding GNAT family N-acetyltransferase, whose amino-acid sequence MPRLVPPTGLVHRSYIAAMEEFRAEGRGGPDDDTTLGRTLRDYGDKWHDPVVFERYLAEVAAAAERSEGPLAVPVTTLWYVDGGDYLGRVAVRHSIATRFLREYGGHIGYDVRPTARRRGHATEMLRACLPYAAGLGLESVLVTCDTDNTGSRKVIEASGGVFEDERGGKLRYWIRTELPRV is encoded by the coding sequence GTGCCCCGGCTCGTCCCGCCCACCGGCCTGGTACACCGCTCCTACATCGCCGCGATGGAGGAGTTCCGGGCCGAGGGGCGGGGCGGGCCCGACGACGACACCACTCTCGGCCGCACCCTGCGCGACTACGGCGACAAGTGGCACGACCCCGTCGTCTTCGAGCGGTACCTCGCCGAGGTCGCCGCTGCCGCCGAGCGCTCCGAGGGGCCGCTCGCCGTCCCCGTCACGACCCTCTGGTACGTCGACGGCGGCGACTACCTCGGCCGCGTCGCCGTCCGGCACTCCATCGCCACCCGCTTCCTGCGCGAGTACGGCGGCCACATCGGCTACGACGTCCGCCCCACCGCGCGCCGCCGCGGCCACGCCACCGAGATGCTGCGCGCCTGCCTGCCGTACGCGGCCGGACTCGGCCTGGAATCCGTCCTGGTGACCTGCGACACCGACAACACCGGCTCGCGCAAGGTCATCGAGGCGTCGGGCGGTGTCTTCGAGGATGAGCGGGGCGGAAAGCTGCGGTACTGGATCCGAACCGAACTCCCGCGCGTCTAG
- a CDS encoding TIGR03960 family B12-binding radical SAM protein, protein MPVESVFPRLEALLPHVQKPIQYVGGELNSTVKDWDECDVRWALMYPDAYEVGLPNQGVMILYEVLNERPGVLAERTYSVWPDLEALMREHQVPQFTVDAHRPVKAFDVFGLSFSTELGYTNMLTALDLAGIPLESKDRTVEDPIVLAGGHAAFNPEPIADFIDAAIIGDGEQAVLDMTEIIRAWKAEGRPGGREEVLLRLAKTGSVYIPAFYDVEYLPDGRIGRVVPNRSGVPWRVSKHTVMDLDEWPYPKQPLVPLAETVHERMSVEIFRGCTRGCRFCQAGMITRPVRERSITGIGDMVEKGLKATGFEEVGLLSLSSADHSEIADVAKGLADRYEEDKIGLSLPSTRVDAFNVDLANELTRNGRRSGLTFAPEGGSERMRKVINKMVSEDDLIRTVSTAYGNGWRQVKLYFMCGLPTETDEDVLQIADMATKVIAKGREVSGSNDIRCTVSIGGFVPKPHTPFQWAPQLSSEETDARLAKLRDKIRGDKKYGRSIGFRYHDGKPGIVEGLLSRGDRRIGAVIRAVYEDGGRFDGWREYFSYDRWMACADKTLPEMGVDVDWYTTRERTYEEVLPWDHLDSGLDKDWLWEDWQDSLDETEVEDCRWTPCFDCGVCPAMQTEIQIGPTGKKLLPLTVVK, encoded by the coding sequence ATGCCTGTCGAGTCGGTCTTCCCACGCCTGGAAGCGCTTCTCCCGCATGTCCAGAAGCCCATCCAGTACGTCGGCGGAGAGCTCAACTCCACCGTCAAGGACTGGGACGAGTGTGACGTCCGCTGGGCGCTCATGTACCCGGACGCGTACGAGGTCGGACTGCCCAACCAGGGCGTCATGATCCTGTACGAGGTCCTCAACGAGCGCCCCGGTGTCCTCGCCGAGCGCACGTACAGCGTGTGGCCGGACCTGGAGGCGCTGATGCGCGAGCACCAGGTCCCGCAGTTCACGGTGGACGCCCACCGCCCGGTGAAGGCCTTCGACGTGTTCGGGCTCAGCTTCTCCACCGAGCTGGGCTACACCAACATGCTGACCGCCCTGGACCTCGCGGGCATCCCGCTGGAGTCCAAGGACCGCACCGTCGAGGACCCGATCGTGCTCGCCGGCGGCCACGCCGCCTTCAACCCCGAGCCGATCGCCGACTTCATCGACGCCGCGATCATCGGCGACGGCGAGCAGGCCGTGCTCGACATGACGGAGATCATCCGCGCCTGGAAGGCGGAGGGCCGCCCCGGCGGCCGCGAGGAGGTCCTGCTCCGCCTCGCGAAGACCGGGTCCGTCTACATCCCGGCCTTCTACGACGTCGAGTACCTCCCGGACGGCCGCATCGGCCGCGTCGTCCCGAACCGCAGCGGCGTGCCGTGGCGCGTGTCCAAGCACACCGTCATGGACCTCGACGAGTGGCCCTACCCCAAGCAGCCCCTCGTCCCGCTCGCCGAGACCGTCCACGAGCGGATGTCCGTCGAGATCTTCCGCGGCTGCACCCGCGGCTGCCGTTTCTGCCAGGCCGGCATGATCACGCGCCCCGTACGGGAGCGAAGCATCACCGGCATCGGCGACATGGTGGAGAAGGGCCTCAAGGCGACCGGCTTCGAAGAGGTCGGCCTGCTCTCGCTCTCCTCCGCGGACCACAGCGAGATCGCCGACGTGGCGAAGGGCCTCGCCGACCGGTACGAGGAGGACAAGATCGGCCTGTCCCTCCCCTCGACCCGCGTCGACGCCTTCAACGTGGACCTGGCGAACGAACTGACCAGGAACGGCCGCAGGTCGGGCCTGACCTTCGCCCCCGAGGGCGGCTCCGAGCGCATGCGCAAGGTCATCAACAAGATGGTGTCCGAGGACGACCTCATCCGCACCGTCTCCACCGCGTACGGCAACGGCTGGCGGCAGGTGAAGCTGTACTTCATGTGCGGCCTGCCCACCGAGACCGACGAGGACGTGCTCCAGATCGCCGACATGGCGACGAAGGTCATCGCCAAGGGCCGTGAGGTCTCCGGTTCGAACGACATCCGCTGCACGGTGTCGATCGGCGGCTTCGTGCCCAAGCCGCACACACCGTTCCAGTGGGCCCCGCAGCTCTCCTCCGAGGAGACCGACGCCCGCCTGGCGAAGCTCCGCGACAAGATCCGCGGCGACAAGAAGTACGGCCGTTCGATCGGCTTCCGCTACCACGACGGCAAGCCCGGCATCGTCGAGGGCCTGCTCTCCCGCGGCGACCGCCGCATCGGCGCCGTCATCCGCGCCGTCTACGAGGACGGCGGCCGCTTCGACGGCTGGCGCGAGTACTTCAGCTACGACAGGTGGATGGCCTGCGCCGACAAGACGCTGCCCGAGATGGGCGTCGACGTCGACTGGTACACCACGCGTGAGCGCACGTACGAGGAGGTCCTGCCCTGGGACCACCTGGACTCCGGTCTCGACAAGGACTGGCTCTGGGAGGACTGGCAGGACTCGCTCGACGAGACCGAGGTCGAGGACTGCCGCTGGACGCCGTGCTTCGACTGCGGCGTGTGCCCCGCCATGCAGACGGAGATCCAGATCGGCCCCACCGGCAAGAAGCTGCTGCCGCTCACGGTCGTCAAGTAG
- a CDS encoding CYTH and CHAD domain-containing protein — MAETKREIERKYDVDGADAELPDLSGVAGVGDVLDKGVVELDAVYWDTPDQRLAAASITLRRRTGGADEGWHLKLPVSLAQGVRDEVHEPLSDTVPRSLLGLVRSRVREADLVPVVRLLSARKLRHLVDAKGALLAEVSVDGVIAERLTPGGGTAEWSEIEVELADGCDPALLDKVEKKLRKAGVRRSTASSKLARALKETAPKETAPKEAASKGRKTKKAAADEVRPAEGAVGAGKPAGKSEAVAEAVREAVGDGTGTAGDHAVAYLRAQRDAIVSLDPAVRRDLPDSVHQMRVATRRMRSAFKSYRKILDRTVTDPVGDELKWLAGELGVDRDQEVLTDRLVTRVEALPKTLLLGPVRGRLRVWSVTRRTGSRRRTVAVLDSKRYLTLLNTIDALLAEPPLRPAASAPPAKALPKALLKDYARLATRVEHALALAPGDERDRAMHEARKAAKRARYAGEAAVPALGKAAKRFAKRMKSVQSVLGGHQDSVVAREALRALAIQAHLAGETAFTWGLLYGQEEASAADRERELPGVWAEASRRKLRAALGS; from the coding sequence ATGGCGGAGACGAAGCGCGAGATCGAGCGGAAGTACGACGTCGACGGGGCGGACGCGGAGCTGCCCGACCTGAGCGGGGTGGCCGGGGTCGGGGACGTCCTCGACAAGGGCGTCGTCGAACTGGACGCCGTCTACTGGGACACCCCCGACCAGCGCCTGGCCGCCGCCTCCATCACCCTGCGCCGCCGCACCGGCGGCGCCGACGAGGGCTGGCACCTGAAGCTGCCGGTCTCGCTCGCGCAGGGCGTGCGGGACGAGGTCCACGAGCCGCTCTCCGACACGGTGCCGCGCTCGCTGCTCGGCCTCGTGCGCTCCCGCGTCCGCGAGGCCGACCTCGTACCCGTCGTCCGCCTGCTGTCCGCGCGGAAACTGCGCCACCTCGTCGACGCGAAGGGCGCGCTGCTCGCCGAGGTCAGCGTCGACGGGGTGATCGCGGAGCGGCTCACCCCGGGCGGCGGCACGGCCGAATGGTCCGAGATCGAGGTGGAACTGGCCGACGGCTGCGATCCCGCGCTCCTCGACAAGGTCGAGAAGAAGCTGAGGAAGGCGGGCGTACGACGGTCCACCGCCTCCTCGAAACTGGCCAGGGCGCTGAAGGAGACCGCGCCCAAGGAGACCGCGCCCAAGGAGGCCGCCTCCAAGGGGCGCAAGACCAAGAAGGCCGCAGCCGACGAGGTCCGCCCCGCGGAGGGAGCGGTCGGCGCGGGCAAGCCGGCCGGGAAGAGCGAGGCCGTGGCCGAGGCGGTGCGGGAGGCCGTCGGGGACGGGACCGGAACCGCGGGCGACCACGCCGTCGCCTACCTCCGCGCCCAGCGCGACGCGATCGTCTCGCTCGACCCCGCCGTCCGCCGCGACCTGCCCGACTCCGTGCACCAGATGCGGGTCGCCACCCGACGGATGCGCAGCGCCTTCAAGTCGTACCGAAAGATCCTGGACCGTACGGTCACCGACCCCGTGGGCGACGAGCTGAAGTGGCTCGCGGGGGAGCTGGGCGTCGACCGCGACCAGGAAGTCCTCACCGATCGCCTGGTCACCCGCGTCGAAGCGCTCCCCAAGACGCTCCTGCTCGGCCCGGTGCGCGGGCGGCTGCGCGTCTGGTCCGTCACCCGCCGCACCGGCTCGCGGCGCAGGACGGTCGCCGTACTCGACAGCAAGCGCTACCTCACACTCCTGAACACCATCGACGCGCTGCTCGCCGAGCCCCCGCTGCGTCCCGCCGCCTCCGCGCCGCCCGCCAAGGCGCTGCCCAAGGCGCTCCTGAAGGACTACGCCCGCCTCGCGACCCGCGTCGAACACGCTCTCGCGCTGGCCCCCGGCGACGAGCGCGACCGGGCCATGCACGAGGCCCGCAAGGCCGCCAAGCGCGCCCGGTACGCGGGCGAGGCCGCCGTCCCCGCGCTCGGCAAGGCCGCCAAACGGTTCGCGAAGCGGATGAAGTCCGTACAGAGCGTCCTCGGCGGCCACCAGGACAGCGTGGTCGCCCGGGAGGCCCTGCGCGCCCTGGCGATCCAGGCCCACCTCGCGGGCGAGACCGCGTTCACCTGGGGCCTCCTGTACGGCCAGGAGGAGGCGAGCGCGGCGGACCGGGAGCGGGAGCTGCCGGGGGTGTGGGCCGAGGCGTCCCGGCGGAAACTGCGGGCGGCGCTCGGCAGCTGA
- the rodA gene encoding rod shape-determining protein RodA produces the protein MTGSGFSVSGYGPERSNISRLLARDSIVRRLDWPMLLAAIALSGIGTALVYSATRNRTELVGDDPYSFALKHVLNTGIGFALMIGTVWLGHRTLRTAVPILYGISVFLVLLVLTPLGATINGAHAWIVLGGGFSLQPSEFVKVTIILGMAMLLAARVDAGDREYPDHRTVVQALGLAAVPIAIVMLMPDLGSVMVMVMIVLGVLLASGASNRWVFGLLGTGVAGGVAIWQLGVLDDYQIARFAAFANPALDPAGVGYNTNQARIAIGSGGLTGTGLTKGSQTTGQFVPEQQTDFVFTVAGEELGFVGAGAILLLLGVVLWRACRIARETTELYGTIVAAGIIAWFAFQSFENIGMTLGIMPVAGLPLPFVSYGGSSMFAVWVAVGLLQSIKVQRPMSA, from the coding sequence ATGACCGGCAGTGGCTTCTCCGTCTCCGGGTACGGCCCCGAACGCTCCAACATCTCGCGCCTGCTGGCCCGCGACTCGATAGTGCGCCGGCTCGACTGGCCGATGCTCCTCGCGGCGATCGCGCTCTCCGGGATCGGCACCGCGCTCGTCTACTCCGCGACCCGCAACCGCACCGAGCTGGTCGGCGACGACCCGTACTCCTTCGCGCTCAAGCACGTCCTGAACACCGGCATCGGCTTCGCCCTGATGATCGGCACCGTCTGGCTCGGCCACCGCACGCTGCGCACGGCGGTGCCGATCCTCTACGGCATCTCCGTCTTCCTGGTCCTGCTCGTGCTCACCCCGCTCGGCGCGACCATCAACGGCGCGCACGCGTGGATCGTCCTCGGCGGCGGCTTCTCGCTCCAGCCCTCCGAGTTCGTGAAGGTCACCATCATCCTGGGCATGGCGATGCTGCTCGCCGCCCGCGTCGACGCGGGCGACCGCGAGTACCCCGACCACCGCACGGTGGTGCAGGCGCTCGGCCTCGCCGCCGTACCGATCGCGATCGTCATGCTGATGCCCGACCTCGGCTCGGTCATGGTCATGGTGATGATCGTGCTGGGGGTCCTGCTCGCCTCGGGCGCCTCCAACCGCTGGGTCTTCGGACTCCTCGGCACCGGCGTCGCCGGGGGCGTCGCCATATGGCAGCTCGGCGTCCTCGACGACTACCAGATCGCCCGCTTCGCGGCCTTCGCCAACCCCGCGCTCGACCCGGCGGGCGTCGGCTACAACACCAACCAGGCCCGCATCGCCATCGGCTCGGGCGGCCTGACCGGCACCGGCCTGACCAAGGGCTCCCAGACCACCGGCCAGTTCGTCCCCGAGCAGCAGACGGACTTCGTCTTCACCGTCGCGGGCGAGGAACTCGGCTTCGTCGGCGCGGGCGCGATCCTGCTCCTCCTCGGCGTCGTCCTGTGGCGTGCCTGCCGCATCGCCCGCGAGACGACCGAGCTGTACGGCACGATCGTCGCCGCCGGAATCATCGCCTGGTTCGCCTTCCAGTCCTTCGAGAACATCGGGATGACCCTCGGCATCATGCCGGTGGCAGGCCTTCCGCTGCCCTTCGTGTCGTACGGAGGTTCGTCGATGTTCGCGGTCTGGGTGGCCGTCGGACTGCTCCAGTCGATCAAGGTGCAGCGGCCGATGTCCGCGTAA
- the mrdA gene encoding penicillin-binding protein 2, producing the protein MTNIPETGRTPRVQIRLIIIQILVVSLLLTLGGRLWYLQVRNGEEYAKEASGNHVQQVVQPAVRGSILDARGVPIADNHTRLVVSASRTDLMKMKDDGKAVLAKLADVLAMDPKDVADKVRLCDSKTPQPCWNGSPYQPIPITDEATPKQALQIRERSEDFPGITAEPTAVRRYPAPGKSNTAQVLGYLSPVTDDEINKAKDTDSPFLRSDQVGRSGLERTYDKQLRGKAGVTRYEVDNLGRVIGKAESDEAKPGANVVTSIDARVQAVSEYWLNDAMKKARGEFDKNTGENYKADAGAVVVMENKTGRIISMASNPTYDPNAWVGGISGKDYAELTGKKSNYPLLNRAIQGQAAPGSIFKVIPTAAAVNAGYDFNGRYPCPSSYSIGGQTFKNFESKGHGSITLGQALEVSCDTVFYKLAHDQWNKDGGNKPRPDAKDWFYKTAHQFGLGKETGIDLPNEVTGRVPDRQWKKDYWKANKDAWCKQGKKGGEYSERIAYENCLEGMKMRAGDSVNYSIGQGDTLVTPIQMATIYSAIANGGTMYDPTVGKAIISADGRHIEEIKPKAHGKLPMDAELRKDIDGALADVATRGTAAWRFGGWPQDKIPMHAKTGTAEVYGKQTTSWFATYTKDYSIVMTISQGGTGSGASGPAVRKIYDAIYGLDDSGNQDLKKALLPEPQKTLPKIEADGSIDAPKVKPYKPEAPEPPEGQQEQQDPPGQQDPQDPQDPQDQQDQQELAGAPANWRRD; encoded by the coding sequence GTGACCAACATCCCGGAGACCGGGCGGACCCCACGCGTCCAGATCCGTCTCATCATCATCCAGATCCTCGTCGTCTCCCTCCTGCTCACCCTCGGCGGCCGCCTCTGGTACCTCCAGGTCCGCAACGGCGAGGAGTACGCCAAGGAGGCCTCCGGCAACCACGTCCAGCAGGTCGTCCAGCCCGCCGTGCGCGGCTCGATCCTGGACGCCCGCGGAGTGCCGATCGCCGACAACCACACCCGCCTGGTCGTCTCCGCGTCCCGCACGGACCTGATGAAGATGAAGGACGACGGCAAGGCGGTCCTCGCCAAGCTCGCCGACGTCCTCGCCATGGACCCCAAGGACGTCGCCGACAAGGTCCGCCTCTGCGACTCCAAGACCCCCCAGCCCTGCTGGAACGGCTCGCCCTACCAGCCCATCCCGATCACCGACGAGGCCACGCCCAAGCAGGCCCTCCAGATCCGCGAGCGCTCCGAGGACTTCCCCGGCATCACCGCCGAGCCCACGGCCGTGCGCCGCTACCCCGCGCCCGGCAAGTCCAACACCGCGCAGGTCCTCGGCTACCTCTCGCCCGTCACCGACGACGAGATCAACAAGGCCAAGGACACCGACTCCCCGTTCCTCCGCTCCGACCAGGTCGGCCGCTCCGGGCTTGAACGGACGTACGACAAGCAGCTGCGCGGCAAGGCCGGCGTCACCCGCTACGAGGTCGACAACCTCGGCCGGGTCATCGGCAAGGCCGAGTCCGACGAGGCCAAGCCGGGCGCCAACGTCGTCACCAGCATCGACGCGCGCGTCCAGGCCGTCTCCGAGTACTGGCTGAACGACGCGATGAAGAAGGCACGCGGCGAGTTCGACAAGAACACCGGCGAGAACTACAAGGCCGACGCGGGCGCCGTCGTCGTCATGGAGAACAAGACCGGCCGCATCATCTCCATGGCCTCCAACCCGACGTACGACCCGAACGCCTGGGTCGGCGGCATCTCCGGCAAGGACTACGCCGAGCTCACCGGCAAGAAGTCCAACTACCCGCTGCTCAACCGTGCCATTCAGGGCCAGGCGGCCCCCGGCTCGATCTTCAAGGTCATCCCGACGGCCGCCGCCGTGAACGCGGGCTACGACTTCAACGGCCGCTACCCCTGCCCCAGTTCGTACTCGATCGGCGGCCAGACCTTCAAGAACTTCGAGTCCAAGGGCCACGGCTCCATCACCCTCGGCCAGGCCCTCGAAGTCTCCTGCGACACCGTCTTCTACAAGCTCGCGCACGACCAGTGGAACAAGGACGGCGGCAACAAGCCGAGGCCCGACGCCAAGGACTGGTTCTACAAGACGGCCCACCAGTTCGGCCTCGGCAAGGAGACCGGCATCGACCTGCCCAACGAGGTCACCGGCCGCGTCCCCGACCGCCAGTGGAAGAAGGACTACTGGAAGGCCAACAAGGACGCCTGGTGCAAGCAGGGCAAGAAGGGCGGCGAGTACTCCGAGCGCATCGCGTACGAGAACTGCCTCGAAGGCATGAAGATGCGCGCCGGTGACTCCGTCAACTACTCCATCGGCCAGGGCGACACCCTCGTCACCCCGATCCAGATGGCCACCATCTACTCCGCGATCGCCAACGGCGGAACCATGTACGACCCCACCGTCGGCAAGGCGATCATCAGCGCCGACGGCAGGCACATCGAGGAGATCAAGCCCAAGGCGCACGGCAAGCTGCCCATGGACGCCGAGCTGCGCAAGGACATAGACGGTGCCCTCGCGGACGTCGCGACGCGCGGTACGGCCGCGTGGCGGTTCGGCGGCTGGCCGCAGGACAAGATCCCGATGCACGCCAAGACGGGTACGGCGGAGGTCTACGGCAAGCAGACCACCTCCTGGTTCGCGACGTACACCAAGGACTACTCGATCGTCATGACGATCTCCCAGGGCGGTACGGGATCAGGCGCCTCGGGACCCGCCGTCCGCAAGATCTACGACGCGATCTACGGCCTCGACGACAGCGGCAACCAGGACCTGAAGAAGGCGCTGCTGCCCGAGCCGCAGAAGACCCTGCCGAAGATCGAGGCCGACGGCTCCATCGACGCCCCGAAGGTCAAGCCGTACAAGCCCGAGGCGCCCGAGCCGCCGGAGGGACAGCAGGAGCAGCAGGACCCACCGGGGCAACAGGACCCGCAGGACCCGCAGGACCCGCAGGATCAGCAGGACCAGCAGGAGCTGGCCGGGGCCCCGGCCAACTGGAGGCGTGACTGA
- the mreD gene encoding rod shape-determining protein MreD: protein MRFNRILLSTTLVVVALVIQVSVLARLQLPGAVPDLVLLTVLALALVYGHVGGALVGFGAGLLSDLAPPADHAAGRYALVLCVVGYLAGLAKPESGRLRSAAGPLLVVVSAALGSTLLYAGVGALVGDTAARHVGLVGLLFTAALYDLILAPFTVPLIIALARRAENDPLGEGSPANKAADVSSGWLASGTGLSIGNQRGGLRAKAAKARVARAGRIKGVKRL from the coding sequence ATGCGCTTCAACCGAATCCTGCTCTCCACCACCCTGGTCGTCGTCGCCCTGGTCATCCAGGTCAGCGTCCTGGCCCGGCTCCAGCTGCCGGGCGCCGTACCGGACCTGGTGCTGCTCACCGTCCTCGCCCTCGCCCTGGTCTACGGCCACGTCGGCGGGGCCCTCGTCGGCTTCGGCGCGGGCCTCCTGTCCGACCTGGCCCCGCCCGCCGACCACGCCGCCGGGCGGTACGCCCTCGTGCTCTGTGTCGTCGGCTACCTCGCGGGCCTCGCCAAGCCCGAGAGCGGCCGGCTGCGCTCCGCCGCCGGTCCGCTCCTCGTGGTCGTCAGCGCCGCCCTCGGATCGACCCTGCTGTACGCGGGCGTGGGCGCCCTCGTCGGGGACACCGCCGCCCGCCACGTGGGCCTGGTCGGGCTGCTCTTCACCGCCGCGCTCTACGACCTGATCCTCGCGCCCTTCACGGTGCCGCTGATCATCGCGCTCGCCAGACGCGCCGAGAACGACCCGCTGGGCGAGGGCTCCCCGGCCAACAAGGCCGCCGACGTCTCCTCGGGCTGGCTCGCCTCCGGCACCGGGCTGAGCATCGGCAACCAGCGCGGCGGACTGCGGGCCAAGGCGGCCAAGGCCCGTGTCGCGCGCGCCGGACGCATCAAGGGGGTCAAGCGCCTGTGA
- the mreC gene encoding rod shape-determining protein MreC: MRDTRESRLLLVLLIAIAFALITVDIRGGEDSPVDGARQAAATVFGPVEEGMSSAVDPIGNAIGAVRDSGERHDRIAELERQNAALKAKLGSDDRNRSRVRQLDGMLKTAGAGQYGIKGAEVIGIGAAQGFSWTVTIDAGANDGLKRDMTVLNSDGLVGRVTTVGPNTATVLLANDPDFTVGTRLEKTDELGFATGQGDRPLSVQLLNGKAKVKKGDRLVTFGSQKDKPFVPGVPVGEVVRVDPSGGDLTRNVYVKPYVGFTKLDIVGVVVEAPRKDPRDTVLPPKPEKPKPTPTVTVTATPSGKPPVDGAADGDEQ, encoded by the coding sequence GTGAGGGACACACGAGAGAGCCGGCTGCTCCTGGTGCTGCTGATCGCCATCGCGTTCGCTTTGATCACGGTGGACATCCGCGGCGGTGAGGACTCGCCGGTCGACGGTGCCCGCCAGGCCGCCGCCACCGTCTTCGGCCCGGTCGAGGAGGGGATGTCCTCCGCCGTGGACCCGATCGGCAACGCCATCGGCGCGGTCCGTGACTCCGGCGAACGCCACGACCGGATCGCCGAACTGGAGCGGCAGAACGCCGCGTTGAAGGCGAAGCTCGGCAGCGACGACCGCAACCGCAGCCGCGTACGCCAGCTCGACGGCATGCTCAAGACGGCGGGCGCGGGACAGTACGGCATCAAGGGCGCCGAGGTCATCGGCATAGGAGCGGCCCAGGGCTTCTCCTGGACCGTCACCATCGACGCCGGCGCGAACGACGGTCTCAAGCGCGACATGACCGTCCTGAACAGCGACGGCCTGGTCGGCCGCGTCACGACCGTCGGCCCGAACACCGCGACCGTCCTGCTCGCCAACGACCCCGACTTCACCGTCGGCACCCGCCTGGAGAAGACCGACGAGCTGGGCTTCGCCACCGGCCAGGGCGACCGCCCGCTCTCCGTCCAGCTGCTCAACGGCAAGGCCAAGGTCAAGAAGGGTGACCGCCTCGTCACCTTCGGTTCGCAGAAGGACAAGCCGTTCGTGCCGGGCGTACCCGTCGGCGAGGTCGTCCGCGTCGACCCCTCGGGCGGCGACCTCACCCGCAACGTCTACGTGAAGCCGTACGTCGGGTTCACCAAGCTCGACATCGTCGGCGTCGTCGTCGAGGCGCCCCGCAAGGACCCGCGCGACACGGTCCTGCCGCCCAAGCCCGAGAAGCCCAAGCCGACCCCGACGGTGACCGTCACGGCCACCCCGTCAGGAAAGCCGCCGGTCGACGGCGCCGCCGACGGCGACGAGCAGTAG